The genomic interval caatataaataaacttttattatactattttatttgGTTTAATCTCATTTAGTGACTACTTTCACTTTAGAAAGActacattttttaatttaaatatttattttatgaagtattaaaaaattcaaaataattttacaaaagCTATGgattagattttttattttgcttaataataaattgaactatttattttctaaaaaggTACAAAATAATACtctgaatttattaaaataaaaattaataataactcGATGTAGAGTTGTTACGACAAATTTGAGtatatttttacatatattCATGTTAGAAATTATCTTTAAGTTAGTTCTATTaagaaaagggaaatttgaaaaaatatgcataaaataccttaaaatttttttccctaatctaatacattttaaaatttaaaaaatatgaccactttacaataaacccaaaaatacccctctcattttcaaacctcaactctctctcttcctctatcTCTCTCGGTTGTTCTCTCACCATCTCACCCTCACcaaccctcttttttttttttcgtcggATGTGATTTCGGCAAAATCTGGATTTGGGGTTTGATTTCGTCAGGCCCGATGCAGGCCCGATGCCGGTCCGATCGTAAcacaaaaaattgagaaagacaAAGGCCTGATAGTGGGCCCGATGGTGGGCCCGATGcatgtgtaaaaaaaaatagaatttgatatggctcgatgggtccgatgggcccgatggttGGCCCGATGGAGCCCGATTGCATgtgtaaaaaaatagaatttaatatggcccgatgggtccgatgggcacGATGGGCCCGATGGTGGGCCCGATAGTGGGCCCGATGGTTGGCCCGATAGTGGGCCCGATGGGGCCCGATGGTCTACAGTGTAgtgaaagagagaagaaaagagagggggtaatgtaaatgggggtattttaggaatattataaaatgtgtcatatcccacaaatatcaaatattatgagtttaagggaaaaatttcaagaatatgtaagcataaaaaatcaaatttccctaagaaaattatcaaaaattgaaTTTAGGGTActattttgtactattttgaaaaatataaaatttaatttgttattttacaaAAGAGATAGTCTAAtcagtaacttttacaaaacacaaaatttaaaataatattaacccTTATTAGGTTATTTAtgagaaatatattattaaattgagATAATTAACTTTGCAAAACCAAAGAAAAAACACACAATAACCTCAAATCAAAAGAGATGAACCtttcaaaacaataattaaattattttattttaaaacaattattaaaatcaaattaaataaaaaattagttaataccattttggatcttgtattttgcaaaagttattaattggatcttctattttgttaaataaaaaaatacaccatgtattttctaaaatggtactaAATAGGAcccctaaattaatttttttaaatattatttaataataacctaatataaaagtgttatgacaaatcTAGTTACATTTTTTACATCTGTTCTTGTTAAAATTGTCTTCAAATTAgttatattcaaaaaaaaaattgtcgaaAAATGAGTTCAATgtcttatttgtactatttaGAAAATGTAAAgtcaattttatcatttaacaaaagacAAAGTTCAactaataacttttacaaaataaaaaaaatataacaataaaaaatggtTTGGACTTAATAAATGAAGTGAAATAAGAGATGATGAGTACATCTACTATCTATCTGTTAAAAGAAGCCGCCAAAGAAGATTATGACAtttagttatattattattattatcattaactAAAGTTTTGAGTACAATAGACAACTTGGATATGAATAAATGCTATCCAATACATATCCAACTTTCATTTGTCAAAGTTGGCAACTTTGCCTAATTAAATAGTACTTttgttgttatatatataagaacCATTACCAAAAGCTCAAACAACACACAAATTATCATTCATTCATGTCTTCCTCACCCAACAACAATAGAGCCTTAATGGCTCTCTCATTATTCTTACATCTTTTCCTAATTAGTCTTTCCATTACACAAGCTCAAGTTCCTCAAAATGCTACttttcaatttgttaatgaagGCGAATTTGGTCCATACATTGTTGAATATGGTGCAGATTATCGTCCTATAGGCATTAACAACTCACCATTTCAAGTATTTTTCTATAACACTACTCCTAATGCCTTTACCCTTGCCATTCGGATGGGCACTCAACGAGCTGAAGCGCTTCGTCGATTTGTTTGGGAGGCCAACCGAGACAATCCCGTTGGCGAAAACGCTACACTCACTCTTGGAGTTGATGGAAACCTTGTTCTAGCTGATGGTGATGGTAGAGTGGCTTGGCAAACCAACACAACCAATAAAGGTGTTGTTGGCCTTGAACTACTTCCAAATGGTAACATGGTTTTGTATGACTCAAAAGGTCATTTTGTTTGGCAAAGTTTTGATTACCCAACTGATACTATTTTAGTGGGCCAAGCTTTACGAGCTGGAGCTAAATACAAGCTTGTAAGTCGTCTCTCTGAAAAGGAGAACAAAAATGGGCCTTATAGCATGGTATTGGAGCCCAAAACACTTGCTCTCTATTACACAAGTAAGAACTCTCAAAGGCCTTTGCTTTACTATGACTTCTCATCATTTGCTGGCAGCACATTTCAAAACCCTCCAATGAACTTGACGTTACAAGCTGATTCTGACCCTTATGATGGTTTTGCTTACGACATGTTGTTTTCACCCTTAAATGGTGGGGGTTACTTATTTACAAGACCCAACTACAACAGTACATTGTCATTCTTAAGGCTTGGAATAGATGGAAATGTTAGACTCTATACGTACTATGACAAAGTGGATTGGAGAGCATGGGAAGAAACTTTCACTCTTTTCGATAGACAACAAAGTCGGGGTTGGGAGACTGAGTGTCAATTGCCTGGACGATGTGGGACTTTTGGAGTTTGCGAAGATGATCAATGTGTTGCCTGCCCTTCGGAGAATGGACTTTTGGGTTGGAGCAAGAATTGTGAGCCTAAAAAAGTAAAGTCTTGTAAATCAAGTGagtttcactactacaaaattgagGGAGTTGATCATTTTATGAGTAAGTACACTAAAGGTAGTGCAATCAAGGAAAGTGATTGTGGCAATAAGTGCACTATGGATTGCAAGTGTTTGGGTTACTTTTATCACAAACAAGCCTCAAGATGTTGGATTGCATATGATTTGATGACTTTAACCAAAGTTGACAACTCCACCCATGTGGGTTACATCAAAAcacctaattaattaattactattattattatgattattaaatttaagtgTGTGTAGTTTGTTTGTAGTAATGCTTATTTGGGAATAAAGTGTATCCAACACATGTTGAATAGTTTGATTGAATATATAATTTGAGTCTTTTgaatgtttgatttttttttcagtcaaactaataattaaacaaatataacataataaaaacaaaacaaaaaaatgacTAGAACATTGGTTAGCTAACTTCAAATTTCAAACAACTGTtttatcaataaataaataaattcaacCAACTAGCAACAATTCAttggttttctttttaatgaatTGTTTAGACCACTGATAATGAATTGTTTAGACCACTGATTTGTGgtcctattattattattatttatttatttagtttttttaaaatggGGATTTGTAGCCTATTTAATAtcaacattttatatatatatataaaaaatatattaacagtaaaattatttgaattatacAATTTGTAACATTTAATCTcacaaactaatttttttttttgtgaaaaaatcTTTCAAACTTACATTTTGTTGTGGTTTTTACCATTGTGTTAAATTTCTAAAGTTAAGTGCTAAGATAATAAGTCTATGTGTATACAATTATACACCTGTTATGTTTATTTATccacaaaattttaattatatttttattaaaagaggaagttttattaatcaaaacaGAATAAATGTTACACAGACCAACATCCACAAAACAACAAAAGACAGACTTACTTACATGttacaaacaaaataaaaaatttgttgGTCCCTCTTAAAGATTTTTTTCCTATCAACAAGTAATAATCTCACTTTAAGCGCTACTCTAATCAAATTATCcacataaaaaatcataaaaatattttgttctaaaatataaatattgcgATTCCacgaaataaaataaactactcaaaactaattaaatattttaaaagtaatttaaaaaatatttttttttctctctttttttctttctctttgccTAGCCCCTTCTCTTCTCATCCTCCGGATAACCCTCCTCCTTTAGATGGTGGTACGATATTTTGGGTAAGTCATGATTTTTTTGATAACCATCTTAGggactgtatatatatataagcctCAACTTACTCCTCAGTAGTCTTTAGAATTGCTAAAAAGTGAAGGATTTAGAGATAAAATGTGTATCTCCTAATAAAATTTGAatgtatattgataatgcttatTTACAGTTGAGATctacttctaatttttttaaataaaacataaatatgATTAATGTTTAGATACacatgttatattattattaccctaaataattattaacGAGATGTGATGTCATAACTTTGTGTTGATCAAAAGAAGGTCAAGGAGGCTTGAATTGACTAAGATTACACAACTTGGTGTGAATAAATGCTATCCAATCCTATCCACAAAAAGTAGAATTGGCAACTACCCATTTGAAGAGGTGATTATGGTACTATAAATATCAATAACCAAAGATATTTTTCTTTGTGTATATATAAGAAGCATTGCCTAAGCTCTAATAACACACAAAATATCAACAATGCCTTCTTCACCCAATAtatttctctcatttttattaCTTCTCTCCCTAATTGCCATTCCCATTGTGCATGGTCAAGTTCCCAAAAATGCAACTTTTCAACTAGTTAATGAAGGAGAATTCGGTCCATACATCGTCGAATATGATGGAAACTATCGTCCCTTGAGCATCTCAAGCTCACCATTTCAACTTTTTTTCTACAACACAACTCCAAGTGCCTACACTCTTGCAATGCGGATGGGCACTCGTCGATCTACATCTGGTCGTCGATTTGTTTGGGAGGCCAATCGAGACAATCCTGTTGGCGAAAATGCTACACTAACATTTGGAGTCGATGGAAACCTTGTCCTAGCCAATGTTGATGGTAGAGTGGCTTGGCAAACCAACACGGCCAATAAAGGTGTTGTTGGCCTTGAATTGCTTCCTAATGGTAACATGGTTTTGTATGACTCAAATGGTCATTTCGTGTGGCAAAGTTTTGATTACCCAACTGATACTATTTTAGTGGGCCAAGCTTTACGGGCCGGGTCTCAATACAAGCTTGTAAGTCGCTTTTCAGCGGCGGAGAACAAAAATGGGCCTTATAGCATGGTATTGGAGCCCAAATCACTTAAACTCTATTACACTAGCAAGAACTCACTAAAGCCTTTGCTTTATTATGACTTCTCATCATTTCATGGAGGGTCTTTTCAAGACCCTCCAATGAATTTGACGTTGCAAGCTGAGCCAGAGTATGATAATTCTGCTTATGATATGACGTTTTCTTCCATAAATGGAGGTTATCAAATTGGAAGACCTAACTACAACAGTACATTATCATATTTAAGACTTGGAATAGATGGAAATGTCAGACTCCACACTTTCTATGACAAAGTAGATTGGGGAGCATGGGGAGCGACTTTcattctttttaataaaaatcttcGTTGGTATGAGAAGAGCGAGTGCAACTTGCCTGAGCGATGTGGGACTTTTGGAGTTTGCGAAGATGATCAGTGTGTAGCTTGTCCATCGGAGAAAGGACTTTTGGGTTGGACCAAGAATTGTGCACCCGAAAAAGTGAAGTCTTGCAAACCAAGTGattttcactactacaaaattgagGGTGTTGATCATTTCTCAAGCAAGTACACCAAGGGTAGTGCTGTTAAAGAAAGTGATTGTGGCAAAAAATGCACTTCAGATTGCAAGTGTTTGGGTTACTTTTATCACCAACAAGCTTCAAGGTGTTGGATTGCTTATGA from Cannabis sativa cultivar Pink pepper isolate KNU-18-1 chromosome 4, ASM2916894v1, whole genome shotgun sequence carries:
- the LOC115715277 gene encoding epidermis-specific secreted glycoprotein EP1; translated protein: MPSSPNIFLSFLLLLSLIAIPIVHGQVPKNATFQLVNEGEFGPYIVEYDGNYRPLSISSSPFQLFFYNTTPSAYTLAMRMGTRRSTSGRRFVWEANRDNPVGENATLTFGVDGNLVLANVDGRVAWQTNTANKGVVGLELLPNGNMVLYDSNGHFVWQSFDYPTDTILVGQALRAGSQYKLVSRFSAAENKNGPYSMVLEPKSLKLYYTSKNSLKPLLYYDFSSFHGGSFQDPPMNLTLQAEPEYDNSAYDMTFSSINGGYQIGRPNYNSTLSYLRLGIDGNVRLHTFYDKVDWGAWGATFILFNKNLRWYEKSECNLPERCGTFGVCEDDQCVACPSEKGLLGWTKNCAPEKVKSCKPSDFHYYKIEGVDHFSSKYTKGSAVKESDCGKKCTSDCKCLGYFYHQQASRCWIAYDLMTLTKVENSTHVGYIKTPNK
- the LOC115715005 gene encoding epidermis-specific secreted glycoprotein EP1-like, whose amino-acid sequence is MSSSPNNNRALMALSLFLHLFLISLSITQAQVPQNATFQFVNEGEFGPYIVEYGADYRPIGINNSPFQVFFYNTTPNAFTLAIRMGTQRAEALRRFVWEANRDNPVGENATLTLGVDGNLVLADGDGRVAWQTNTTNKGVVGLELLPNGNMVLYDSKGHFVWQSFDYPTDTILVGQALRAGAKYKLVSRLSEKENKNGPYSMVLEPKTLALYYTSKNSQRPLLYYDFSSFAGSTFQNPPMNLTLQADSDPYDGFAYDMLFSPLNGGGYLFTRPNYNSTLSFLRLGIDGNVRLYTYYDKVDWRAWEETFTLFDRQQSRGWETECQLPGRCGTFGVCEDDQCVACPSENGLLGWSKNCEPKKVKSCKSSEFHYYKIEGVDHFMSKYTKGSAIKESDCGNKCTMDCKCLGYFYHKQASRCWIAYDLMTLTKVDNSTHVGYIKTPN